A segment of the Streptomyces pactum genome:
CCTGCTCGCCTACGAGGCCACGCGCGACGTGCGCACCGAACAGGTCGACATCCACACGCCGGTCTGCCAGACCACCGGCGTCAAGCTCTCCCACCCCCGCCCGCTGGTGGTGCCGATCCTGCGGGCCGGCCTCGGCATGCTGGACGGCATGGTCCGGCTGCTGCCGACCGCCGAGGTGGGCTTCCTCGGCATGATCCGCAACGAGGAGACGCTGCAGGCCTCCACGTACGCGACCCGTATGCCGGAGGACCTCTCCGGACGCCAGGTGTACGTGCTGGACCCGATGCTGGCCACCGGCGGCACCCTGGTCGCGTCGATCCAGGAGCTGATCAAGCGCGGCGCCGACGACGTGACGGCCGTGGTGCTGCTCGCCGCCCCCGAGGGCGTCGAACTCATGGAGCGCGAGCTGGCCGGCACCCCGGTGACGGTCGTGACGGCCTCGGTCGACGAGCGTCTCAACGACCAGGGCTACATCGTGCCGGGCCTCGGCGACGCGGGCGACCGGATGTACGGGGCGGCCGAGTAGCACACGCTCCGGGCCTGCCACGCCCCCGTACGGCTGCTCAGCAGCTCTTCTTCTCCGCGGCGGACGCCGGCTGCGGCGCCGCCAGCCGGGCCAGCGCCGCGTCGGCGTCCGCCCGCTTCGCGAGGCCCTTGAAGCCCTTGCCGATGATCAGGTCGACGGCGGTGCCCTTGCGGGCCGCGTCGGTGCGCGACTCGGCGCCGGGGAGCTGGGTGCCGAGCACGGGCAGCGAGGTCTTCGCGGAAGCGGAGGGGCCGAGCAGGACGCCCGCGCCGGCGAGCTTCTTGTCGTACTCCTTGGGCGCGTTGCTGACGTCGCCGATGCGGAAGCCGCGCTTCTTCAGCTCGTCGGCGGTCTTCTGCGCGAGGCCGCCGCGGGTCGTCGCGTTGAGCACGTTGACGGTCACCTGGGACGGTTTCGGCACGGCCGCGGCGGCGGGCGAGGGGCTCGCCTTCGCGGCCGTGCTCCGGCAGTGCGTCGCGGCACCGGCCGCGGAGGCCTTGTCGCCGCCGGTGAAGACGTCGATGAGCTGCAACGTGCCCCAGCCGAGCACCCCGAGCACGGTGACACAGGCGACGGTGACGACCGCGAGCCGGCCGCGTCGCCGGGCCGGTCGCATCCGCGGGTACTTGTCCCCCGTGATCTTGTACTGGCCGCCCATACCGGGGGGCGTGAGCATGCTCATGGGCGCAGCGTAGTGCGCTCGCGCCGTGATGCCTATTAGATGATCAGTCGACGTTCCACGGTTCGGCGCAATGCAACCCGAAAGGGTTAAGCGGAAGCGCCGGCGGGGCCGTCACGGGTGGACGAGTGGCCGTCGGGAGGGTGCCGCGGAGGTGCCGCGGAGATGACCGCGGACGTGCCGCGAAGGGGCGGCGGGCTCTGGTCAGTCGAGTTCGAGGACCCGTGCGTGCAGCACCTGGCGCTGCTGGAGCGCCGCGCGCACCGCGCGGTGCAGGCCGTCCTCCAGATACAGGTCGCCCTGCCACTTCACGACGTGCGCGAAGAGGTCGCCGTAGAAGGTGGAGTCCTCGGCGAGGAGCGTCTCCAGGTCGAGCTGGCCCTTGGTCGTCACGAGCTGATCGAGGCGGACCGGGCGCGGCGCGACGTCCGCCCACTGCCGGGTGCTCTCCCGGCCGTGGTCGGGGTACGGCCGGCCGTTTCCGATGCGCTTGAAGATCACACGGAAAGCCTACCGGCCAAGACGTCGCGGGCGCAGCCATGGCGCCGGAGTGCGGCGCTGGAAATGACGCAGTAAACGGGGGCAAAGGGGAACGGGGGCGGGGTACGGGCGGCCGCGAGCGCGGTCCGTCGGCGGCGGAGGCGACGCCGGGCCGGCCTCCGCCGCCCGGGCGGCTTCGTCAGTCACGCCTCCCTTCCCGCGCGGGCGGGCGGGGTTCGCTCGGGGCCTGCGGCCGGCCGGTGTCGGGCCTGGGAGCGCGGCGGGCGGCCTCGGCGCGCAGGAGGGCGCGCAGGACCGCGTAGGGGTCGTTGATCATGGCGGGTTCCTCGTTACTCGTTCCTCGTGGCTCGTGGCTCGTTCCGTGTTCGTGCGGTGGGCCGGCGGCCGGTGCGGCCGGTGCCGGTCCGGTCCGGTCAGCAGCGCAGGACCACGGAGCGTGGGCCGCGCGGGGCGGGCGGCGGCCCGGTCGGAACGGGTGGTGCGAGGGTCCGGTCGGTGAGGACGCGGCGGCCGGGCGCCGGGGGCGGTGGGACGGAGGGGGCCACGACGGTGCGCCGGCCGCCGCGGGCCGATGAGCGCAGGGCGGTGTCGAGGTGGTCGTACTCACCGGCGGTGCCGCCCGGGCCGCTGCCGCCGGCTCCTCCGGTGCCGAGGCCGAGGGGGCCGACGCCGATGCCGCCGCCGAGCCCGGCGCTGAGCACGGTGCCGGCTCCTCCGCTCCCGGCGGCCGCCGGCGCGGTCGGTGCCTCCTGGGCCGTCGCGTGCGTGCAGGGCACGATCAGGGCGAGCAGCAGGACCAGGACCCGCAGGCGGGCACCGCGGCGTCCGGCGCGCGCCGCGCGGGCGGCGTGCACGGTGGCGGCGGCACGCGCGACGCGGACGGTCGCGGCGGCGTGCGGTGCGGGGCTCACGTCAGGTCGTGTCCCCGCCGGGCGTACGCCGTCCATCGCGCCGGGGAGAGAACCGCCCGCTCGGCGTAGGGCGGTTCACAGGGTGTGCGGGACCTGGTGGGCGCGCCCGCGCAGGCGTATCGACGTGACGATCTCGACCACGCCGACGGCGACGAGCCACCAGCCGCCGACCAGCATGAGGACGGCCGCCGAGTCCACCGGCGAGTCGATCAGGACGATGCCCGCGACGACGGTGACGGCGCCCAGGAGGATGTGCCAGCCGCGCGCGGGCATCGCCGGGTCGTGGACGGCGGCCAGGACCTGCGTGACGCCGCGGAAGAGCCAGCCGATGCCGATCCACAGCGCGAGCAGCAGCACCGACTGCAAGGGGCCGCGGAAGCAGAACAGGCCCAGCAGGATCGACACGGCGCCGCTGATGAAGGCGAGGACCCGCAGCGAGGTCGTCCGGTGCGTGCCGAAGGCGGCGGCCAGTTGGAGGACGCCGCTGACGACGAGGTAGAGGCCGAAGAGCACGCCGGCGGCGCGCAGTGACGCGCCCGGCCAGACCAGGACCAGTACGCCGAGGACGAGAGAGGCGATCCCGGTGAGCAGCACGGTCTGCCACGCGGTGCGGGACAGCAGGTGCAGCGGCCCCTCGAAGGCGGGTTCGGGCTCGTGCTCGTGCCGCCCGGTGGTCCGGGTGTGTGTTCCGGCGCCGGTCCGGGCGTGGACCCCGCGGTCGTCGTACGGCTGCCCTTCGGGGGTACCGCTGGGAGGCTCGGTCATGCTTCATGCTGGGAGCGGATCCGGCGGGTCCGCCACCTGGGCCGGGCCGGCGGGCTGACGGGCCGGCGAGCAGACGGGCCGCTCACCCGTGCCGCCCCCCGGGGAAGCACCCCCACCGCTCGCCCGTGCCGCCCCGGGGACCCCCGGGTCGGTCGGGCTCGTTCGGGCTCCGGGGGAGGCAACGGGTGCCCGTGCCCGTGGCCGGGAGGCGGGGGCGGGGGCGGGGTGGAGGGTGCCGCCCGTCCGAAGCGCCTGCTTGCTACTCGCCGGAGGCCTTCGCCGCCTTCGCCGCCGCCTTCATCTCCTGCTTGTGCGCGCGGACCTTCGTCAGGGACTCCGGGCCGGTGATGTCGGCGACGGAGCGGAAGGACTTCGGTTCGCCGTAGGCGCCGGCCGCCTCGCGCCAGCCCTCCGGCCGGACGCCGAGCTGCTTGCCGAGCAGGGCGAGGAAGATCTGGGCCTTCTGCTTGCCGAAGCCCGGCAGGTCCTGGAGCCGCTTCAGCAGTTCCCCGCCGGTGGAGACGCCCCGCCAGACGGACTCGGCGTCACCGTCGTAGGTCTCGACGAGGTACCGGCACAGTTGCTGGACGCGGCCCGCCATCGAGCCGGGGTAACGGTGCACGGCCGGCTTGTCGGAGAGCAGGGCGGCGAACGCCTCGGGGGCGTAGGCCGCGATGTCGTGCGCGTCCAGGTCCTCCGCGCCCATGCGCCGGGCGATGGTCGACGGGCCCTTGAACGCCCACTCCATGGGAACTTGCTGGTCGAGCAGCATGCCGACCAGCGCGGCGAGCGGGCTGCGGCCGAGGAGCTCGTCGGCCTCGGGGTCCTGGGCGAGGTGAAGTGTGACGTCCATGCCCCCGATGATCGCGCGTGCGGACTCAGGTCGCGCGCCAGTACCCCAGCGCGTTCACCCGCTGCTTGGGCAGCCCCAGCTCCTTGCGGGCGTACGAGGCCAGCGCCCGGGTCGTCGCCGTGTCGCAGGCGATCCAGACGAACGGCTCGGGAGCCGACCGCAGCAGCTCCGGCAGCGCCTCCTTCACCTGCGCGACCAGGTGCGCGCCCGCGTCGCGGCGCGGGAGCGTGCGGACCTCGTGGCGGGCGGGATCGGTGCGGAAGGGCAGGCCGTCGTCCGTGCCGCCGCCCTCGAACCAGATCGTCGCGGGGACCGCCCCCAGCGCGTCGAGGAGGGAGTTGAGGGCGGGCAGGGAGGCCGGGTCCGCCACCGCGAAGACGCGGGAGGGGACCGGGTCGGGGACCTCGAAGCCGGTGCCCTGGACCGTCGCCTCGATGGTGTCACCAGGCTTGGCCGCCCTGGCCCAGTCGCTCGCGCACCCCTCGTGCAGGGCGAACTCCAGGCCGAAGGTGCCCGCCGCCGGGTCCGGGTCGACGAGCGTGTACGCCCGCTGGTGCGGCTTGCCCGCGTTGTCGAACCACAGCCGCACCCACATCGTGGGGTGGACACCGGTCGCCGCCAGCATGCCGCCGTCGGTCAGCCGCAGCCGCCGGAAGTCCGGGGTCACGTCCCCGGCGTCCGTCACGGTGAACTCGAAGTCCTTCGCACGCATCAGCTTGAGGACCGCGCCCTCCCAACCCCGCCCCTGCCCCATCGTTTCTTCACCCTTCACGTACTATTCGGCCACGACGAACACTTAGGTGAGCCTAACCTAAAGGAAAGTGGGGGCACAGGGGTGGCCGAGACATACCGCGACGCCTGGGGGATCCCGCACCTGCGCGCGGGCGACGCGGACGGACTCGCCCGCGCCCAGGGCCGGGTGACCGCCCGTGACCGGGCCTGGCAGCTCGAGGTCGAGCGGCACCGCGCGCAGGGCACCTCCGCGTCCTTCCTCGGGCCCGGGGCCCTGTCCTGGGACCGCCTCGCCCGGCGGGCCCGGCTCGCGGACACCGCCCGCCGCTGCTTCGCGGCCCTGGAGGAGAAGGATGCGGAGACGGCCGCCTGGGTGCGGGCGTACACCGACGGAGTGAACGAGGGGCTCGCCGCCTGCGACGCCCCCGAGTTCGCCCGTGCGGGGCTCGCCCCGGGCCGCTGGGAGCCCTGGGCCCCGCTCGGCGTCTGGCTCGCCACGCACCTGCTCTTCGCCGGTTTCCCCGCCAAGCTTTGGCGCGAGCACATCACCGCGCACCTCGGCCCGGACGCCGTCGCCCTCTTCGCCGCCGACGGTCCCGGCACCGCCGGCAGCAACGGCTGGCTGGTGAGCGGCGGGCGGAGCCTGACCGGGCACGCCGTCATCGCCGGCGACCCGCACCGCTTCATCGAGGACCCCGGCGTCTACCAGCAGATCCACCTGTCCTGCCCGGAGTTCGACGTCGTCGGCCTCGCCGTGCCCGGCGTCCCCGGCATCGCCCACTTCGGCCACACCGGCACCGTCGCCTGGGCCATCACCAACGCCATGGCCGACTACCAGGACCTGTACCGCGAGCGACTGCGCCGCACCGGCGCCGGCGTCGAGGCACTCGGTCCCGACGGCGCCTGGCACCGAGCCGCCCGGCACACGGAGACGATCCGGGTCGCGGGGGAGGCCGACGTGGAGGTCGAGGTCATCGAGACCGACCGGGGCCCGGTCGTCGCCGGCGGACCCGAGGGCCTCGACGACGGCACCCCGGCCGCCCTCAGCCTGCGCTACCCGCCCCGCGTCACCGCCGACCTCGGCTTCGGCGCCCTGCTGCCGCTGCTGCGGGCCCGCCGGGTCGCCGACGTGGACCGCGCCCTGGACGCGTGGGCCGAGCCGGTCAACGTCGTGCAGGCCGCCGACACCGAGGGCGGGCTGCTGCACCGGGTGGCGGGACGGGTGCCGCTGCGGTCCGCCGCCAACCGCCTGCGTCCCGTGCCCGCGTGGGAGCCCGGCCACGAGTGGACCGGCTGGCACACCCCGCCCCGCGCCGGACTCACCGACGGCGTCGCCGTGATGGCCAACCAGCGCGGCCCGGCCACCCCGCTCGGCGTCGAGTTCGCCCCGCCGCACCGCGCCGACCGCATCGCCGCCCTGCTCGCCGGGAAGGAGCGCTGGTCGGCCGCCGACATGCCGGCCATCCACACGGACACCCACCTGGCCTCGGCCGCCCCCCTCCTCGACCACCTCGCGGCCCTGGACGACCTGACCCCCGAGGCCGGCGCCCTGCGCGACCGCCTCCTCGCCTGGGACCGGCACATGGACGCCGGCAGCACCGGCGCGGCGGCGTACGCGGCGGTGCGCGGGGCGGTCGTACGGCGGTTGGCGGCGCACCCGGTCCTCGCCCCGGCCTCCGTGCCGCCCGCGTACCCCGAGGTGCTGCTGCCGTGGCTCGCGCTCGTGCCGCGCGTCGGGTACGCCCTCGAACACCTGCTGCGCGCCGAGGACCTGTACGGCATCGACCGCGCCGGGGCCGTCCGCGCGGCGCTGGAGGAGGTGGCCGCACGGCCACCGGCCGGTACCTGGGGCGACACCCACCGCCTCGCCCCCTGGCGGGCGCTGCCGGACGGCTCCCACGGGGAGGAACCCGGCCTGTCCGGCGACCACGACTGCGTGCTGTGCACCTCGGCCGTTCCCGGCCTCACCGACCGCGCCGCGCGCGGCCCCGCCGCCCGCTACGTCTGGGACCTGGCCGACCGGGAGGACAGCCGCTGGGTGGTGCCCCTCGGCGCCTGCGGCATCCCCGGCTCGCCCCACCACCGCGACCAGCGCCCCCTGTGGCTCGACGGGGAACTCGCCCCCGTGGTCACCGACTTCGACCGGCTCACGAAGGAAACCGATGGCTGACCCGCACACGTCCCCGTCCCCCTCCCCGTACGCCTCCCGCACCCCCGTCCACGAGCAGGAACTCGACGGCTTCGGCACCGTCCGCGTCCTCCGGCTGGACGCCGAAGCGGACGCCGGCGTGATCCACCGCTGGGTGAGCGAGGAGCGGGCCGCCTTCTGGGGCATGAACGGTCTGACGCGGGAGCGGGTCGCCGGGATCTACGCCCACATGGACACGCTCGACACCCACCACGCCTTCCTGGTGGTCAAGGACGGCGAGCCGGTCGCGCTGCTCCAGACGTACGAGCCCGAGGCCGACCGGGTGAGCGAGTGCTACGACGCCGAACCCGGCGACATCGGCGTCCACCTGCTGCTCGCGCCCGCCGGGACCGAGGGAGCGCGGCCCGGCTGGACCGCCGCGCTGGCGGGGTCCCTCATGGCGTACGTCCTGCTGGGCCTGGACCGGAAGCGGATCGTGGTCGACCCGGACGTGGAC
Coding sequences within it:
- the upp gene encoding uracil phosphoribosyltransferase → MRLHVVDHPLVAHKLTTLRDLRTDSATFRRLADELVTLLAYEATRDVRTEQVDIHTPVCQTTGVKLSHPRPLVVPILRAGLGMLDGMVRLLPTAEVGFLGMIRNEETLQASTYATRMPEDLSGRQVYVLDPMLATGGTLVASIQELIKRGADDVTAVVLLAAPEGVELMERELAGTPVTVVTASVDERLNDQGYIVPGLGDAGDRMYGAAE
- a CDS encoding LytR C-terminal domain-containing protein, producing MGGQYKITGDKYPRMRPARRRGRLAVVTVACVTVLGVLGWGTLQLIDVFTGGDKASAAGAATHCRSTAAKASPSPAAAAVPKPSQVTVNVLNATTRGGLAQKTADELKKRGFRIGDVSNAPKEYDKKLAGAGVLLGPSASAKTSLPVLGTQLPGAESRTDAARKGTAVDLIIGKGFKGLAKRADADAALARLAAPQPASAAEKKSC
- a CDS encoding type II toxin-antitoxin system VapB family antitoxin, which produces MIFKRIGNGRPYPDHGRESTRQWADVAPRPVRLDQLVTTKGQLDLETLLAEDSTFYGDLFAHVVKWQGDLYLEDGLHRAVRAALQQRQVLHARVLELD
- a CDS encoding HdeD family acid-resistance protein translates to MTEPPSGTPEGQPYDDRGVHARTGAGTHTRTTGRHEHEPEPAFEGPLHLLSRTAWQTVLLTGIASLVLGVLVLVWPGASLRAAGVLFGLYLVVSGVLQLAAAFGTHRTTSLRVLAFISGAVSILLGLFCFRGPLQSVLLLALWIGIGWLFRGVTQVLAAVHDPAMPARGWHILLGAVTVVAGIVLIDSPVDSAAVLMLVGGWWLVAVGVVEIVTSIRLRGRAHQVPHTL
- a CDS encoding HhH-GPD-type base excision DNA repair protein — its product is MDVTLHLAQDPEADELLGRSPLAALVGMLLDQQVPMEWAFKGPSTIARRMGAEDLDAHDIAAYAPEAFAALLSDKPAVHRYPGSMAGRVQQLCRYLVETYDGDAESVWRGVSTGGELLKRLQDLPGFGKQKAQIFLALLGKQLGVRPEGWREAAGAYGEPKSFRSVADITGPESLTKVRAHKQEMKAAAKAAKASGE
- a CDS encoding siderophore-interacting protein translates to MGQGRGWEGAVLKLMRAKDFEFTVTDAGDVTPDFRRLRLTDGGMLAATGVHPTMWVRLWFDNAGKPHQRAYTLVDPDPAAGTFGLEFALHEGCASDWARAAKPGDTIEATVQGTGFEVPDPVPSRVFAVADPASLPALNSLLDALGAVPATIWFEGGGTDDGLPFRTDPARHEVRTLPRRDAGAHLVAQVKEALPELLRSAPEPFVWIACDTATTRALASYARKELGLPKQRVNALGYWRAT
- a CDS encoding penicillin acylase family protein, with product MAETYRDAWGIPHLRAGDADGLARAQGRVTARDRAWQLEVERHRAQGTSASFLGPGALSWDRLARRARLADTARRCFAALEEKDAETAAWVRAYTDGVNEGLAACDAPEFARAGLAPGRWEPWAPLGVWLATHLLFAGFPAKLWREHITAHLGPDAVALFAADGPGTAGSNGWLVSGGRSLTGHAVIAGDPHRFIEDPGVYQQIHLSCPEFDVVGLAVPGVPGIAHFGHTGTVAWAITNAMADYQDLYRERLRRTGAGVEALGPDGAWHRAARHTETIRVAGEADVEVEVIETDRGPVVAGGPEGLDDGTPAALSLRYPPRVTADLGFGALLPLLRARRVADVDRALDAWAEPVNVVQAADTEGGLLHRVAGRVPLRSAANRLRPVPAWEPGHEWTGWHTPPRAGLTDGVAVMANQRGPATPLGVEFAPPHRADRIAALLAGKERWSAADMPAIHTDTHLASAAPLLDHLAALDDLTPEAGALRDRLLAWDRHMDAGSTGAAAYAAVRGAVVRRLAAHPVLAPASVPPAYPEVLLPWLALVPRVGYALEHLLRAEDLYGIDRAGAVRAALEEVAARPPAGTWGDTHRLAPWRALPDGSHGEEPGLSGDHDCVLCTSAVPGLTDRAARGPAARYVWDLADREDSRWVVPLGACGIPGSPHHRDQRPLWLDGELAPVVTDFDRLTKETDG
- a CDS encoding GNAT family N-acetyltransferase, which codes for MADPHTSPSPSPYASRTPVHEQELDGFGTVRVLRLDAEADAGVIHRWVSEERAAFWGMNGLTRERVAGIYAHMDTLDTHHAFLVVKDGEPVALLQTYEPEADRVSECYDAEPGDIGVHLLLAPAGTEGARPGWTAALAGSLMAYVLLGLDRKRIVVDPDVDNEKAIARFLRQGFTAGPAVVLPEVDLPDVYLPEKKAQLAFLRREVAFPG